GGTGGAAGCTCCCACATCGATGCATCGCCCCCCAGTGCTCTAGCTTTCAGTTACGGGCCAGGTTTTACCCCGTCCTAGCTGCAAGATAACtttcttttttaagaaaaagtaaTTAACTTGTGTCTGGTTTTTAAGAAGAATATGTTAATTTGAGTAGATATCTGCATGCAGGAGCCTGAATTGGTGATTTCCATTTTAAAATAGCCTGAAACGCTCGGTTCCTTCTAAAAGGAGCGCAAATTCTTACTGATTGGGCTTTTTATTCCTAATAAGAAAAGTGAGGTggctttttttatttgaaaatggGAAGATATTGATTCTTTTGGATTGATGCTTCCTATGGCTGATATTCCATTTAGGATCGAACAATCTTTTTTCAAGAGAGGATACCGGAGATGCTCAAATTGTATTTGTTTATGCGCTGAGCTATTTATCTCCAGATTTGCTATGATttagtcaaagaaaaaaaaacaatagacAAATTAAATGTTCTTGATAGAGAAATCAAGTGTTCCAGGAAATCAGAAAAAATTATATCATTATGGATAGATCTAAAGTGCTGATTAATGCAACGGCTAGAAAAGTGACATATTTTGGGTGATAATATCCCAACAATTAAATGGATGGTCCCTTCATTTATATATCATTACCAAGATTGTTCATGCGACCCCTTTTCCTGAATTGAGATTTACTGACCGCAAGATTATTCTATGGGGGGTGTACTGGTACTATATCTGAACCCTACATGTATAATACAATAATGAACACATTTGCGGTGAAGGAGAATTCCCTTGTGTTTGTATATACAAGCCACAATTACGTGGTGATGTTTAGTTATGTATCCCATCCGTTTATGCTATGCATCTATCTTTCAATCTTTCTCCTTTAGCTCTTGCATTTGcacataaaaataaaacaaaataaaatctcACAATACATGTCTCTCTCCACAGCCGTCCGATTGCAATTCAGAGGGTATTCCCTATTTTCCCATGCGGGGTTAATCCCTAAATAACCACTTCACATACAACACAAAGTATTGGTCTTGTAAACAGGTATACTAGTTCATGGTTGAAGCTATATGATATGCTTGACATGCATTTGGTGTTTGGAACCCAAAGTACTCAATGGGTTTGTTGAGTATGGATAACTCTTTGCTAGCATAGATACTAGCACAATGTGGACCACTCCATCCACACAAAAGCGTGTGGGGGCCTGTGTGTGAGTGGCTGCCCAGCACCTTGTGCTCTTGTCGCCACAAGTTGCAAAAGACAGTGTGGCCGTCGCCACATGGACTTGACTTGGATATGCACGAATAGTGGTCCACATTATAACACAAAAGTAATTCTCGCTCATAATAACACAAAAAGATATCTCCATTTAGCTAGGGATGTAATATaggtggcgtttggttccctttacttatttttagcacatatcatatcaaatgtttagatactaattaggagtattaaacgtgaactatttataaaactaactgcacagacggaggctaaatggcgagacgaatctattaagcctaattaatccatcattagcaaatgtttacggtagcaccacattgtcaaatcatggactaattaggtttaatagattcgtctcgccgtttagcctccacttatgtaatgggttttgtaagtagtctatatttaatacttctaattagtatctaaacattcaatgtggcGGGTGTTAAAAATAAGCGAGAGTAACCGGGCCATAAACATGTCACTTCTTCCTTCTCGGAACGCAAATATCTAAGATCGATGATAGATGGCCGAGGATGGAAGAGGACGGCCAACAAAAAGGGAGGCAATCACAATTCTAGTGTACAGATGACAGCTAGAGGAGTAGCACTTTTCCTAGAGTACTGTAAAGGGGTCGCATTTTAttgcatttgaacaataatAGTACAACATTAATCTTACAATTATTATTGTCGCTTTAAGTACATGAAAAAACCCAAGAGCTGGATGTGCATGTGCTTAACTCTATCCTATTCTTGTTACTAGAACAATATAGCACCATACCATGCCACTACAGTTAACACAGTGAAACACCTCAGATACTTGCCCACATTACACTTATTTCTTCAGGATATTATATTATATCCAATAAACaaatgaataattattttttaccacactaatgtttttttttttacttttaagCCGCTGGAGATGACTTGGGCGCCTTGACGGCCTCGAACCTTGGCTCCTTGGCCTGGAACTTCTGCTTGGCGTACACGTCCATGTAGTCGCCGAAGACGTACTTGGGGTAggcttcgccgccggccgccaccgccggcgagaTGGTGGCCTCGTTGGCCGGGTTGTAGAAGGAGGCGATGGAGCGGCGGTTGGCGTTGCGCATGGGGAGGACGCGGTGCCACGCGCTGCGGTAGCGGCCGTTGCTGAGCACCTCGATCTGGTCGCCGGTGTTGACGAcgatggcgccggcgagcggctgCACGTCCGTCCACTGGCCGTCCTTGAGCACCTCCAGGCCGCCGACCTGGTCGTCCTGGTACAGCAGGAtgacgccgccggcgtccgtGTGCGCGCGGAGGCCCGTGACGAGGTCCGGGCGCGGGCACGGCGGATAGTGGCTGACCTTGGTGCCGAAGAAGGGCTCGTGGCGGCCGTCGCCGGAGAAGGCGCGCTGGATGGCGCCCTTCTCAAGGCCGAGGTTCTCGTCCATGGCCTCCATGACGCGCCCGGCGAGCTTCCTCAGCTCGGCGCGGTACTCGCGCATGGTCTCCTTGAACTCCGGCGGGTTCGACGGCCACTGGCTGCCGTCGTGGATGTAGAAGATGTCCTCCCAGTCCATGTCGTccaccggcgccaccgcctcgccgcgctgctcggCCTCCACCAGCGCCTCCAGCGTGCGCACCGGCTCCGACGCCTTGAACCCGGCCTCCCGGATGCGGTAGCACTCGGAGCACACCTTCTTCACGCGCTCAAGAAGCTCCAATGGAATCCCATGGTTCACCAGCTGCAGTTATTCGATCACAAATCCATGAGGTTTCAATCTAACAGCAAGACAATGCAATGGGTGCTCATCGTTATAGTGTCCACGAATTCGTGACGCACATGACATGCTCGCATGTTTTTACCTGAAAGAACCCCCACTCCTCGCAGCCATTGGCGATCTGCGCCATGGTCTCCGCCCTCTCGGCAGCGGCGCCATCGAGCTTGGAGAAGTCGATCACCGGGACCACCATTGTTAATTGTGCGTGTCAGGGGATTGAAGATGAACAGaatgtgaaatgtttgtatgcaATTGCAACAGAAGTGAAGTGTTTTATGCAGTTGCTGTAGCACTAGGAGGGCTTTGATGCTTGAGTGAAGGTTTTGCAGCTGATGGATTTGAGATGGAGAGGCCATGGATGGCACCATATATATAGTGGCGCCATGGATGGATGAGCTTGATAATTTGGTCAACACGAGCATTGCAGGCATTGAGATGGAGATGAAGTGACATCGCTCTAGCTAGGTGTGATGAAGCTTCTGGGCAGCGGCACAGCCGTTGGATGCTTGTGGCAACTTGATCTTTGCAACAACAATTCCAAATTCCAGACATGCCAGAGGATGTCCCTGTCAATGTGACCTGCGAGCTAACATCAAGCATTCAAGCACATTGCCAGCGCAGCCTTGACTCGGTCAACATGCATAGACGATGGTTCGTGTCCTACTTCATAGGAGCAGAGAG
This sequence is a window from Setaria italica strain Yugu1 chromosome III, Setaria_italica_v2.0, whole genome shotgun sequence. Protein-coding genes within it:
- the LOC101780769 gene encoding 1-aminocyclopropane-1-carboxylate oxidase, with the translated sequence MVVPVIDFSKLDGAAAERAETMAQIANGCEEWGFFQLVNHGIPLELLERVKKVCSECYRIREAGFKASEPVRTLEALVEAEQRGEAVAPVDDMDWEDIFYIHDGSQWPSNPPEFKETMREYRAELRKLAGRVMEAMDENLGLEKGAIQRAFSGDGRHEPFFGTKVSHYPPCPRPDLVTGLRAHTDAGGVILLYQDDQVGGLEVLKDGQWTDVQPLAGAIVVNTGDQIEVLSNGRYRSAWHRVLPMRNANRRSIASFYNPANEATISPAVAAGGEAYPKYVFGDYMDVYAKQKFQAKEPRFEAVKAPKSSPAA